A window of Christiangramia forsetii KT0803 contains these coding sequences:
- a CDS encoding YceI family protein, whose product MRVTLLSVFFFILGISVPFSISAQSSYYQTTNAGISFFSSAPVEDIEAISKSGISVLNSKNGSVSFKVKVRSFEFEKGLMQEHFNENYMESEEYPDASLKGNFVEMIDFNDTEVQKLMLRGTLNIHGVSKEREIPVMLRVSKDKETIMLKSEFDVLCKDHKIKIPKLLWENIAEVIMVNVNLEYKIIKE is encoded by the coding sequence ATGCGCGTCACATTACTGTCAGTTTTTTTCTTCATACTTGGAATTTCAGTTCCCTTCTCTATTAGTGCCCAATCTTCATATTATCAAACAACCAATGCAGGTATAAGCTTTTTTTCATCGGCACCTGTAGAAGATATAGAAGCTATTTCAAAATCTGGTATTTCTGTATTAAACTCTAAGAATGGTTCAGTCTCTTTTAAAGTTAAGGTTCGAAGTTTTGAATTTGAAAAGGGTTTAATGCAGGAACATTTCAACGAGAATTATATGGAAAGTGAAGAGTATCCAGATGCCAGTCTTAAAGGAAATTTTGTGGAAATGATTGACTTTAATGATACAGAGGTTCAGAAATTAATGCTTCGGGGAACTTTGAACATTCATGGAGTATCTAAAGAACGTGAAATTCCGGTGATGCTAAGAGTTTCTAAGGATAAGGAAACGATAATGCTGAAGTCTGAATTTGATGTTCTTTGCAAGGATCATAAAATCAAAATACCAAAGTTGCTATGGGAAAATATAGCCGAAGTAATAATGGTCAATGTTAACCTGGAATATAAAATTATAAAAGAATGA
- a CDS encoding DUF5777 family beta-barrel protein — MKRFLLVAVSIICSGMYAQDVDSIMDNISEAKEFRTIATFKSPRLVLLQTNETQKAHDLAFWVGHRFGDIGGEFGGSNTLYGLDVASDLYLGFDYGVTDALTVGIGRSKFNEAYSALIKYRLLWQDENMPISVTLFEQSSWITRKPFSNNEFDSEGDRISHFFQAIIARKFSPGVSVMVNPGFLIRPEAQRQDFEDSDNLFALGIGGRFKIFKRISIITDYTFVNGLSRPDDLQTDYSNPFGVGVEIETGGHVFALNFQNSQYITANNFIPNTTKSWSDGGVRFGFMISRNFRLGSKK, encoded by the coding sequence ATGAAAAGATTTTTACTGGTTGCGGTTTCAATAATTTGCTCTGGAATGTACGCTCAGGATGTAGATAGTATAATGGACAATATTTCAGAAGCTAAAGAATTCAGAACTATTGCGACATTTAAGAGCCCAAGATTGGTTCTTCTTCAAACCAATGAAACACAAAAGGCACATGATCTGGCTTTCTGGGTTGGACATAGATTTGGTGATATTGGCGGAGAATTTGGAGGTTCAAATACGTTATACGGTCTGGATGTGGCAAGTGATCTTTATCTAGGTTTTGATTATGGGGTAACTGATGCTTTAACTGTTGGAATAGGGCGAAGCAAATTCAACGAAGCCTATAGCGCTTTAATTAAATACAGATTGTTATGGCAGGATGAAAATATGCCGATTTCTGTAACCTTATTTGAGCAAAGTAGCTGGATAACCCGAAAGCCGTTTTCTAATAATGAGTTTGATAGCGAGGGCGATAGAATTTCGCATTTTTTTCAGGCAATAATAGCCCGGAAATTTAGTCCCGGTGTTTCTGTAATGGTGAACCCTGGATTTTTAATAAGGCCGGAAGCACAAAGACAGGATTTTGAAGATTCAGATAATCTCTTTGCCCTTGGTATTGGGGGAAGATTTAAGATTTTCAAGCGAATATCAATAATTACAGATTATACTTTTGTAAATGGCTTAAGCAGGCCAGATGATCTCCAGACAGATTATTCAAATCCTTTTGGCGTAGGTGTGGAAATTGAAACAGGAGGTCATGTATTCGCTCTTAACTTCCAGAATTCACAATATATAACCGCAAATAATTTTATTCCGAATACAACTAAAAGTTGGTCTGACGGTGGAGTTAGATTTGGGTTTATGATTTCAAGGAATTTTAGACTTGGATCCAAGAAGTAA
- a CDS encoding ubiquinol-cytochrome c reductase iron-sulfur subunit, which produces MKRGEFLVKGVLLACSGACALTACSSGDDSGGTTTPPPGNGGGNSAETVSVNLSNLTNVGDQITSNGVLFFRIGAGNTPSDFVATEALCPHQGGALVWVEDGGYIECQLHFSRYEEDGDTIRGPQNSAGGTRDLEVYATAISGGNITATIS; this is translated from the coding sequence ATGAAAAGAGGTGAGTTTTTAGTAAAAGGAGTTTTATTAGCTTGTTCCGGAGCCTGTGCCCTAACAGCCTGTAGTTCTGGAGATGATAGTGGAGGAACCACAACACCTCCTCCTGGGAATGGTGGCGGAAATAGTGCAGAGACTGTTTCAGTTAATCTTTCCAATCTAACGAATGTTGGAGACCAGATCACCAGTAATGGTGTACTTTTTTTTAGGATAGGCGCGGGCAATACTCCATCAGATTTTGTTGCGACAGAGGCACTATGTCCACATCAGGGTGGAGCACTGGTTTGGGTTGAAGATGGAGGGTACATTGAATGTCAATTACATTTTTCGAGATACGAAGAAGATGGCGACACAATTCGCGGACCTCAGAATTCTGCTGGGGGTACCCGAGACCTAGAAGTTTATGCTACTGCCATTAGTGGAGGCAATATTACGGCGACTATAAGCTAA